The Fluviicola sp. genome contains a region encoding:
- a CDS encoding neuraminidase-like domain-containing protein codes for MPNTILNSRKFTVAGRIDASFTPESTESLEKISNLEVELWQKSPMDVFFLGKGITNDDGDFEITFTVNDEPKYLVDGSIENVFAKVYYQGTLISGENPYTDDDFTRRPIKDIVLREGYTNVGSYTVQITAFEFPVSSVTIAAEKQVTTRNSILFSIKESEKLERPLPVGYLCSYEGLIDAISKSFFSASVASVNEGYLEIVVPVLPVSVKTSDEFIVNTKINGTPSIASENVYLKVATPDLSTVLYTMNTTLVVHEGKLCVYGNGLYYPIALTPTGLGTVTRIGIDPDGSLFMYNEDTQDWDTYSALTFYQFQYPENLTVFADGMYEAGGSVGTITSGTLGDATFAPFSISVENTGVFPIDIDLTVQGPGGVGTFFSGVIHDLLPGSKNFTVIQTSAFWDTQSDSPTLNDIETISGTTFSTDLIDFLEDENLDTMDTLKKAGPIRYIDGLPDVEDSELTLLQAHVDLYTVNRDAEQNQFMISNGYTNLSKIANTPKDVFIDGVESVAITLYDAAKIHDTVAQNHKLLSNLLVGKLGDYELKTHYIPDIENSNFAQTAFSKFINRCDCEDCTSAVSPFSYLVDLVKYGAKHISKASIPSYSPINYNAFLTLLEDYFFQPFGSFSVDCDTLHKEYCRLRLVTEILEQYVATKTLPTEVLERLENDRKNFLLLTYKTILVQSGTSYEELRSIVAIQDLDDKKEAAQRFADKLGILLYAPPSTTQYTADRMWLTFDNASAAQELTAENLEIIYGFRDTERDVLTNPAEALVLTWKNEYLLETWKKVDYYFSAYSREGVDPGNDLTFKAEWKPIIDPDMIGRGDMTYKSSDFALDLWRHRKENTDIFLSYFASDEEILSRTSADIHGRILRVPGINLSGVNFLDNKIRLQDPSDSEFKDFELFNVSLNGANTDLRLKKSTPEVSQLALFQPEGDTPVMRYDNVVSVINPLPDDDSAITLIWDGPAIQNYLVGGRAKLISSGSPLVFNTENTIGFYTMTVSSVSVTPGGTEVELVLGSDLPAEFVAGNVSFIYEAEVLLDTTTIPDPEKICTKLFEKSFEYDYLNPAPAGMIDPFTYTIGEAPLTWPGSIDTEPTYYTKLKKLYEIIRSGDTAEAYMDLITENLYTDAFGFSVFMENLIACEQYLDSMYSVDKPESSQFYQTASIFRNSARTRLNTIWVKEEINHIPTGGTDPEKLMLDARFFWKALNEPSTGSWDPSLQTIPDNYLEITSSNVAIIDPELVSRDRLLISPDAEPYIDLYDTRQEQLEDKRTEYFSLLVPFNAAGFKRILNEINTGDQLTNYDINPPYADMTALITAFQSNDAFVKQEAIEVLNDAFALTPEEFSLIIPVMTAYQDADPSNQPTPVELRSVADLLVTACKRKQMYFTDNMGNGWILPEISMGIKYYNVFQLRMDPMRGNSQDRSLWQQTLAKWNRVPTVFPDIVPPENIKKFVQGETVHDIWVERKQTLDMAFDQLSLFFNDSFTAAELFTSIQSLLSVMISRSTTGGVGTEYLHYFTDLFEKEDAGEDIRPYLNQLAIQIAEYRVLRQIFEVLKAENYNAPTLPSNLLPSEYDDLINIVIRINLITTGYFEFIQQEYAENIVLQGEDFQNYTPAIINFPINLVQDTQQWRSPNADKKAWKDTLNTRIERKEKVTEAWNSVIEETEDITLPVMRDALIQALRNNCESFDQAAERIAKTLFIETKDNCCVKHSRVSHAIETLQGLIFALEAGIYDDYLNGFSFSAPNFDKEWQWLGSYATWRSAVFTYIYPENLLYPTLKRRQSPAFIELAETIQNANRFTPIDACKAAKKYQAYFEDIQNLKLVCTANTDAYIFRKDPLDCCGDMNNSMREYMTFYFSQSTLTDKVYYSSKAFYATDPNEHDFWIEIPIRKKATILGCLPISSEFDDNGKATNATLWLFYTFKEDGEFKLAYLKKDLMTAGSEWAEEETLELPDLTEVTYSDAYQGIQGPFSSSPDTINYSLLNNLDVLTQITVCQHSIEWDFVNFVLSYKRWNGVMRHIVIRYMPKDDFFDTNIGNLIFLENDKLPITGVVHNITTSVANLNALTGITVVFKNEIRTGYFGSLSGLVPIIPVSLSYANIIGVFKKDQSHDTFVVANRDNSGFTKYTEVYGTFTNNPLVLNLHQSALTADTFNKNVLSIAPRFNSSVWESANAVTIYNENILSGVIFRINMTSLGAVLAFALAPEKSVTVQIESGDCIDNFDLRTTNIKLHMRANLNAPQGNPAGSLFRTNSIKEVLYEAYYFVPMLIALDQQQRGDYPTALDWYQSVYDYTNNLASKRKIFYGLVLEESIVNVFDRPSDWLLDPLNPHLIAQTRVNAYTKYTLMNIIQCMTAYGDREFTIDTIETVPNARKLYTEVLDLLKVSELNVKPSQCYTSSHACFETAIEAPVDLYWSNAFVQLQSELEGLNSVAWINEASSELVTIFNGESSMQEKFSSGFTFLSEFKDSHPVEAADSVTELMDGIGSRMDDAYRYLLAGLDTQSFNNVVGAHFTNTLATLASSTADEVSSPLNQGKISWLRNPIPPNANVLNVNFTTSSGTQLLKNPDLAYNPFQPAPAALQANLVFANASALYHPFLYAEDYVPFVDYAFCLPSNPVYAALELKANLELFKIFNCRNIAGMERSLDIFAAPTDSVSGVPVIGAGGNLVLPGVANLAPSQYRFRVLIERAKQLVSQAQQLESQFLSTLEKEDAENYSLLRAKQDLQTAKATVKLQDMRVKQALNEETVADLQLDKVEFMQSTYDNWINAGLNAYELISIILLNVSAGLQTNAGAAALTPAGKFDLVGSFNSIAGAISTTASVMSQMASYQRRSQEWQFQSDLAGYDISIANQQIKIAEQNTRIVSQEREIASMNMDHATDTLEFLKTKFTNAELYRWMGNVLERTYSYMLSIATAVARTAEQQYYFEQQEQAGPFILNDYWEVPQTGALTLTGGGGDRRGLTGSARLLQDLTRLDQYAFETTKRKLQMTKMISLGQHFPDAFQTFRETGVLNFDLTNRLFDYDFPGHYLRLINGVKVSVIGLVPVYDNIKATLTAGTTSYTVIEANNTFQRIPIRRMETDQVALTGASRATGMFELQPMQNEFLNPFEGMGIESRWEFKMPKFSNRMDFSNIADVVIEVEYTALDSFQYRFQVLQDIDNTLGFSRGFSFKNDFPDQWYELAQAQEGNTSFYVDFELKPEMFPAGVDNIRLDGSNVLLHFARKDGFTDEISIADFSLITAGNNAQPMDGVTVNGIFSANALSNVLNTQSPATPFVKLRLAFANTPINRELFSQEHVTDILVLVSCKADLPIYPL; via the coding sequence ATGCCGAACACTATTCTAAACAGTAGAAAGTTTACCGTAGCCGGACGAATTGACGCCTCTTTTACGCCGGAATCAACAGAATCCTTAGAAAAAATCTCAAACCTCGAAGTAGAACTCTGGCAAAAGAGTCCTATGGATGTTTTCTTCCTTGGAAAGGGAATTACTAACGATGATGGGGATTTTGAAATCACATTTACCGTAAACGATGAACCCAAATACCTCGTTGACGGCAGTATCGAGAACGTTTTTGCGAAAGTTTATTACCAGGGAACGCTCATTTCCGGAGAAAACCCCTATACAGATGACGATTTTACCCGCCGACCTATCAAAGACATTGTCTTGAGGGAAGGATATACAAACGTAGGATCTTATACCGTTCAAATTACTGCTTTTGAATTTCCGGTAAGCTCTGTTACTATTGCCGCTGAAAAACAAGTGACTACCCGAAACAGCATTCTGTTTAGCATTAAAGAATCAGAGAAGCTGGAGCGTCCTTTACCGGTTGGGTATCTATGCAGTTATGAAGGATTGATCGATGCTATCTCCAAAAGCTTTTTCAGTGCCTCTGTCGCATCGGTTAACGAAGGTTATTTGGAAATAGTTGTTCCGGTCCTTCCGGTTAGCGTGAAAACAAGTGATGAATTTATTGTAAACACAAAAATAAACGGAACTCCTTCCATTGCTTCTGAAAATGTTTATTTAAAAGTTGCTACTCCGGATCTCAGCACTGTTTTATATACCATGAACACGACTTTGGTGGTTCATGAAGGAAAACTTTGCGTTTATGGAAATGGGCTTTACTACCCGATTGCACTGACTCCAACAGGGCTTGGTACGGTCACAAGAATCGGAATTGATCCGGATGGTTCACTCTTTATGTACAATGAAGATACTCAGGACTGGGATACATATTCGGCCCTGACCTTTTACCAATTCCAATACCCGGAAAATCTGACGGTTTTTGCGGACGGAATGTATGAGGCAGGCGGAAGCGTGGGTACTATTACATCCGGTACTTTGGGGGATGCTACATTTGCACCTTTCTCTATCTCGGTAGAAAACACCGGTGTCTTCCCTATTGATATTGACTTAACCGTACAAGGGCCGGGAGGTGTTGGAACATTTTTCTCCGGTGTTATCCATGACCTGCTTCCGGGAAGTAAAAATTTTACGGTAATACAAACTTCTGCGTTTTGGGATACGCAATCTGACTCCCCGACACTTAATGACATCGAAACAATCAGCGGCACCACTTTTTCAACTGATCTGATAGATTTCCTGGAAGATGAAAATCTGGATACTATGGACACCCTGAAAAAAGCAGGTCCGATCCGGTATATTGATGGTTTACCTGATGTGGAAGACTCGGAATTAACCTTGCTTCAGGCACACGTCGATTTGTATACTGTAAACCGCGATGCCGAGCAAAACCAGTTTATGATCAGCAATGGTTATACCAATCTTTCCAAAATTGCAAACACGCCAAAAGATGTATTTATAGATGGAGTAGAAAGTGTCGCGATCACACTTTACGATGCGGCAAAAATTCATGATACAGTAGCTCAAAATCACAAATTGTTATCCAATCTATTGGTCGGAAAATTGGGGGATTACGAATTAAAAACACATTATATTCCGGATATTGAAAATTCCAACTTTGCTCAAACAGCATTTTCGAAATTCATTAACCGTTGCGACTGCGAAGACTGTACTTCAGCAGTGAGTCCGTTCTCTTACTTGGTAGATCTGGTAAAATACGGTGCAAAACACATTAGCAAAGCGAGTATTCCCTCTTATTCGCCTATCAATTACAATGCATTTTTAACCCTACTGGAAGACTATTTCTTCCAGCCATTCGGATCTTTTTCGGTGGATTGTGATACCCTGCACAAAGAATATTGCCGTTTACGCTTGGTAACAGAGATCTTAGAACAATATGTTGCAACAAAAACACTTCCGACAGAAGTACTGGAGCGATTAGAGAACGACCGCAAGAACTTTTTGCTATTGACTTACAAAACCATCCTTGTTCAATCTGGAACATCTTACGAAGAACTACGCAGTATTGTAGCGATACAAGATTTGGATGATAAAAAAGAGGCTGCACAACGTTTCGCTGATAAACTGGGAATTTTGTTATATGCACCACCGAGCACTACGCAATATACGGCTGACCGCATGTGGCTGACTTTTGATAATGCATCCGCTGCTCAGGAATTGACGGCAGAGAATCTGGAAATTATTTACGGTTTCAGGGATACAGAACGAGATGTATTGACAAACCCCGCTGAAGCATTGGTGCTAACTTGGAAGAATGAATACCTCCTGGAAACTTGGAAAAAGGTAGATTATTATTTCTCTGCATATAGCCGGGAAGGCGTTGATCCGGGTAATGATCTTACATTCAAAGCCGAATGGAAACCAATCATCGATCCTGATATGATCGGAAGAGGTGATATGACCTATAAATCTTCCGACTTTGCTCTGGATCTGTGGAGACATAGAAAAGAAAATACGGACATTTTTTTAAGTTATTTTGCCTCTGATGAAGAGATTCTCTCACGAACTTCAGCAGATATCCATGGAAGAATTTTAAGGGTACCAGGTATTAATCTCTCGGGTGTAAATTTTTTAGATAATAAAATTCGTTTACAAGACCCATCTGATTCAGAATTTAAAGATTTTGAACTGTTTAACGTTTCATTAAATGGCGCAAATACAGATTTGAGATTGAAGAAATCTACTCCGGAGGTCTCCCAATTGGCTTTATTTCAACCGGAAGGAGATACTCCTGTCATGAGGTATGATAATGTTGTTTCTGTAATCAACCCGCTTCCTGATGATGATTCAGCTATAACATTAATCTGGGATGGGCCTGCAATTCAAAATTATTTGGTAGGGGGACGTGCTAAACTTATCAGTAGTGGAAGTCCGCTTGTTTTCAACACAGAGAATACAATCGGATTTTATACCATGACGGTTTCTTCGGTTTCCGTTACTCCTGGAGGTACTGAGGTAGAATTAGTTTTAGGATCAGATTTACCGGCAGAATTTGTTGCAGGAAACGTCAGTTTTATCTATGAAGCGGAAGTCTTATTAGATACAACAACTATTCCTGATCCGGAAAAGATCTGTACCAAACTTTTTGAAAAGTCGTTTGAATATGACTATTTGAACCCTGCTCCAGCCGGGATGATAGATCCATTTACATATACAATTGGAGAAGCACCCTTGACTTGGCCAGGGTCAATTGATACAGAACCGACCTATTACACAAAGCTGAAAAAGTTGTATGAAATCATTCGTTCAGGAGATACAGCAGAAGCTTATATGGACCTGATCACTGAAAATCTATATACAGATGCGTTTGGATTTAGCGTGTTCATGGAAAATTTAATCGCTTGTGAACAATATCTGGATTCCATGTATTCTGTTGACAAACCTGAATCATCACAATTCTATCAAACAGCATCTATTTTTCGCAATTCTGCACGTACGAGGTTAAACACCATTTGGGTCAAGGAAGAAATTAACCATATCCCTACCGGTGGCACAGATCCAGAAAAATTGATGTTGGATGCCCGCTTTTTTTGGAAAGCCTTGAACGAACCGTCTACTGGTTCCTGGGACCCATCATTGCAGACCATTCCTGACAACTATCTTGAAATCACGAGTTCCAATGTTGCAATCATTGATCCGGAACTGGTATCCAGAGACCGACTGCTTATTTCACCCGATGCGGAACCTTACATAGATCTGTACGATACACGACAAGAGCAGCTGGAAGATAAGCGTACAGAATATTTCTCTTTACTCGTACCTTTTAATGCAGCAGGTTTTAAACGCATTTTGAACGAGATCAATACCGGAGACCAATTAACCAATTACGATATCAATCCACCATATGCAGATATGACGGCATTAATTACAGCTTTCCAGAGTAATGATGCATTCGTTAAGCAAGAGGCAATAGAAGTATTGAATGATGCATTTGCACTTACCCCGGAAGAATTTTCATTGATTATCCCGGTAATGACAGCGTACCAGGATGCGGATCCGTCCAATCAGCCTACACCAGTTGAATTGCGTTCTGTCGCCGATTTGTTGGTTACAGCTTGTAAGAGAAAACAAATGTACTTTACAGATAATATGGGAAATGGATGGATTTTACCGGAGATTTCTATGGGTATCAAATATTATAATGTATTTCAACTCAGAATGGATCCTATGAGAGGAAATTCCCAGGATCGTTCGTTGTGGCAACAAACATTGGCTAAATGGAACCGCGTTCCGACCGTTTTCCCGGATATTGTTCCTCCGGAAAACATTAAAAAGTTTGTTCAGGGAGAAACGGTTCACGACATATGGGTTGAAAGGAAACAAACTTTGGACATGGCTTTTGATCAGCTAAGTCTGTTCTTCAATGATTCATTTACCGCCGCCGAATTGTTCACTAGTATTCAGTCTCTTTTAAGCGTAATGATTTCCCGCTCAACTACCGGCGGTGTCGGTACTGAATACCTTCATTATTTCACGGACCTATTTGAAAAAGAAGATGCTGGCGAGGACATCCGACCTTATTTGAACCAGCTCGCTATTCAAATTGCAGAATACCGGGTACTGAGACAAATCTTTGAGGTACTAAAAGCCGAAAACTATAATGCTCCGACTCTTCCCTCCAACTTGTTGCCTTCCGAGTACGATGACCTCATTAATATAGTTATTCGTATTAATTTGATTACTACCGGGTACTTCGAATTTATTCAGCAAGAATATGCCGAAAATATAGTCTTACAAGGGGAAGATTTCCAAAATTACACTCCGGCGATTATTAATTTCCCGATCAACCTAGTACAAGATACCCAACAATGGCGTTCTCCGAACGCAGATAAAAAGGCTTGGAAGGATACTTTGAATACGCGAATTGAACGTAAAGAAAAAGTGACGGAAGCATGGAATTCTGTGATTGAGGAAACCGAAGATATTACTTTGCCGGTTATGCGTGATGCATTGATCCAGGCGCTTAGAAATAATTGTGAATCATTCGATCAGGCAGCGGAACGGATTGCCAAAACATTGTTCATTGAGACCAAAGATAATTGTTGCGTAAAACATAGCCGTGTGTCACACGCGATTGAAACACTTCAGGGGCTTATTTTTGCTCTGGAAGCCGGGATTTATGATGACTACCTCAACGGATTCTCTTTTTCCGCGCCAAACTTCGATAAAGAATGGCAGTGGCTGGGTTCCTATGCAACCTGGCGATCAGCGGTGTTTACCTACATCTATCCTGAAAACCTGTTGTATCCAACCTTGAAACGCAGACAAAGTCCGGCGTTCATTGAATTGGCAGAAACCATTCAGAATGCAAATCGTTTCACACCGATCGATGCTTGCAAAGCCGCAAAAAAATACCAGGCCTATTTCGAAGACATTCAAAACCTGAAACTGGTCTGCACGGCAAATACGGATGCATACATCTTCCGTAAAGATCCTCTGGACTGTTGTGGTGATATGAATAACAGCATGCGCGAATACATGACTTTCTACTTCAGTCAAAGCACGCTCACTGATAAAGTGTATTATTCATCCAAAGCGTTCTATGCGACCGATCCGAACGAACACGATTTCTGGATAGAAATCCCGATCAGAAAGAAAGCAACAATCCTGGGTTGTCTTCCGATCAGTTCAGAATTTGATGACAACGGAAAGGCAACGAATGCCACTTTGTGGTTGTTCTATACTTTCAAAGAAGACGGAGAGTTCAAGCTGGCTTATCTGAAAAAAGACCTGATGACGGCCGGAAGTGAATGGGCAGAAGAAGAAACACTGGAGCTTCCGGATCTTACAGAAGTAACTTATTCCGATGCCTATCAAGGTATACAGGGTCCGTTCTCGAGTTCTCCTGACACCATAAATTATTCGTTGTTGAATAACCTGGATGTATTGACTCAAATTACTGTTTGTCAGCATTCCATAGAATGGGATTTTGTAAATTTTGTATTGTCCTACAAGCGATGGAATGGGGTAATGAGACACATTGTTATCCGATACATGCCTAAAGATGATTTCTTCGATACCAACATAGGAAATCTGATTTTCCTGGAGAATGATAAACTTCCAATAACTGGTGTTGTTCATAACATTACAACATCTGTTGCAAACCTCAATGCATTAACCGGTATCACTGTTGTTTTCAAAAATGAAATTCGCACCGGGTATTTTGGCAGTTTATCCGGCTTAGTTCCTATAATTCCGGTTAGCCTCTCTTATGCAAATATTATTGGTGTATTTAAGAAAGATCAGTCGCACGATACTTTTGTAGTTGCAAATCGGGATAACTCCGGATTTACAAAGTATACGGAAGTTTATGGAACGTTTACCAACAATCCGCTGGTGCTGAATCTTCACCAGTCAGCTTTGACTGCGGATACATTTAATAAAAATGTGCTATCCATAGCGCCGCGCTTTAACAGTTCTGTTTGGGAATCGGCAAATGCCGTAACCATATACAATGAAAACATCCTTTCGGGTGTAATTTTCCGGATTAATATGACATCACTGGGTGCTGTGCTTGCATTTGCTCTTGCTCCTGAAAAAAGTGTAACCGTGCAAATCGAATCCGGGGATTGTATTGACAACTTTGATCTGCGCACTACCAATATCAAATTGCACATGCGTGCCAATTTAAATGCACCGCAGGGAAATCCGGCAGGATCATTATTCCGGACAAATTCGATCAAAGAAGTGTTGTATGAGGCCTATTATTTTGTCCCGATGCTGATTGCACTGGATCAGCAGCAAAGGGGTGACTATCCGACGGCACTGGATTGGTATCAGTCGGTTTACGATTATACCAATAACCTGGCTAGTAAACGCAAAATCTTCTACGGATTGGTACTCGAAGAATCCATTGTAAACGTGTTCGACCGTCCGTCAGACTGGCTACTCGACCCGCTCAATCCGCATTTAATTGCTCAAACCCGCGTCAATGCATATACGAAGTATACGTTGATGAACATCATCCAATGTATGACCGCTTATGGAGACCGGGAATTCACGATCGATACGATCGAAACGGTTCCGAATGCACGAAAATTGTATACGGAAGTATTGGATCTTTTAAAAGTAAGCGAACTGAATGTGAAGCCGTCGCAATGTTATACGAGTTCACATGCTTGTTTTGAAACTGCTATTGAAGCTCCGGTTGACCTATATTGGTCAAATGCATTTGTGCAGTTGCAATCCGAATTGGAAGGCCTGAATAGTGTAGCATGGATTAACGAAGCTTCCTCTGAATTGGTTACTATTTTCAACGGGGAATCATCCATGCAGGAAAAATTCTCTTCCGGATTCACTTTCCTTTCGGAATTCAAAGATTCGCATCCTGTTGAAGCGGCCGATTCGGTAACGGAGCTCATGGATGGGATTGGTAGTCGCATGGACGATGCATATCGCTACCTGCTCGCGGGTTTGGATACACAATCATTCAACAACGTGGTAGGTGCTCATTTCACGAATACCTTGGCAACACTGGCTTCTTCCACTGCCGACGAGGTTTCATCTCCTTTGAATCAGGGAAAAATCAGCTGGTTAAGAAATCCAATTCCTCCGAATGCCAATGTATTGAATGTTAATTTTACGACCAGTTCGGGAACACAGCTGCTAAAAAATCCGGATCTGGCATACAATCCGTTCCAGCCGGCACCAGCTGCTTTGCAAGCCAACCTGGTATTTGCGAATGCATCCGCTTTGTACCACCCGTTCTTGTATGCTGAAGACTATGTGCCATTTGTGGATTACGCTTTCTGTTTGCCTTCTAATCCGGTGTATGCTGCATTGGAACTGAAAGCCAACCTGGAATTGTTCAAGATTTTCAATTGCCGCAACATCGCCGGTATGGAACGTTCATTGGACATTTTTGCCGCACCAACTGATAGTGTGAGTGGTGTTCCGGTTATCGGTGCCGGAGGCAACCTGGTTCTTCCGGGAGTAGCAAACCTGGCTCCTTCTCAATACCGTTTCCGGGTGTTGATCGAACGCGCCAAACAATTGGTTTCCCAGGCACAGCAATTGGAGAGTCAGTTCTTGTCCACATTGGAAAAAGAAGATGCAGAGAATTACAGCCTGTTGCGTGCGAAACAAGATTTGCAAACAGCTAAAGCTACTGTTAAATTGCAGGATATGCGTGTAAAGCAAGCTTTGAATGAGGAAACAGTGGCTGATTTGCAATTGGACAAGGTCGAGTTTATGCAGAGTACGTATGATAATTGGATTAACGCAGGGCTTAATGCCTATGAATTAATTAGTATAATCCTATTAAATGTTTCTGCTGGATTACAAACAAATGCAGGTGCGGCGGCATTGACCCCAGCTGGGAAGTTTGATTTAGTAGGAAGTTTTAACAGTATTGCAGGTGCAATTTCGACAACTGCATCAGTTATGTCCCAAATGGCCTCTTATCAGCGACGTTCACAAGAATGGCAGTTCCAGAGTGATTTGGCGGGTTATGATATCAGTATTGCTAACCAGCAAATTAAAATTGCTGAACAAAATACTCGAATTGTTTCCCAGGAGCGTGAGATTGCTTCCATGAATATGGACCATGCAACAGATACGCTTGAATTTTTAAAAACTAAGTTTACCAATGCTGAACTGTATCGCTGGATGGGAAATGTATTGGAACGTACGTATAGCTATATGTTGAGTATTGCGACCGCTGTTGCAAGAACAGCTGAACAACAGTATTACTTCGAACAACAGGAGCAGGCAGGACCATTTATTTTAAATGACTATTGGGAAGTTCCTCAAACCGGAGCTTTAACTTTAACCGGTGGTGGTGGTGATCGCAGAGGTTTGACAGGAAGCGCACGTTTGTTACAGGATTTGACACGTTTGGATCAGTATGCTTTTGAAACAACCAAGCGCAAACTGCAAATGACTAAGATGATTTCATTAGGACAACATTTCCCGGATGCTTTCCAAACATTCCGGGAAACAGGCGTATTGAATTTTGATTTGACCAATCGTTTATTTGATTACGATTTCCCGGGGCATTACTT
- a CDS encoding winged helix DNA-binding protein: MSTNYDLIKKVLELLEHFESKNEGEFYSSDLDGFKSWILHNDALEKKHSDEVSWEFKEQGRSPESVISTMLTHLGKYAKMYSKSIILDSPFSTQEEFIYLINLKAFGTMSKMDLIRMNIQDKPTGIQIINRLIKQGWVLQTNSEIDKRSKLIEITSKGKDLLEEHMLKIRQATKIVSGDLSLREKLELIRLLTKLTSFHREIYSRNIDSKELLCKVISEYIPSTN; this comes from the coding sequence ATGTCAACGAATTACGATTTAATTAAGAAAGTACTTGAGCTTCTCGAACATTTTGAATCTAAAAACGAAGGAGAGTTTTATTCTTCAGATCTTGATGGATTTAAAAGTTGGATCTTACATAATGATGCCCTTGAAAAAAAACACTCAGATGAAGTTTCCTGGGAATTTAAAGAGCAGGGAAGATCTCCGGAAAGTGTCATTAGTACCATGCTCACACATCTTGGCAAATATGCTAAAATGTACTCCAAATCGATCATTTTGGACTCTCCATTTTCTACGCAGGAAGAGTTTATCTACCTGATCAATTTAAAGGCTTTCGGGACAATGAGTAAAATGGATTTGATCCGGATGAATATTCAAGACAAGCCAACCGGAATACAAATTATCAATCGATTAATAAAACAAGGCTGGGTACTTCAAACTAATTCTGAAATAGATAAACGAAGTAAATTAATTGAAATCACCTCCAAAGGGAAGGACCTGCTAGAGGAGCATATGCTCAAGATCAGACAAGCTACTAAAATTGTATCCGGAGATTTGTCACTTCGCGAAAAATTGGAGCTTATTCGTTTACTAACAAAGCTTACGAGTTTTCATCGTGAGATCTATTCAAGGAACATCGATTCGAAGGAATTACTTTGCAAGGTAATTAGTGAGTATATACCTTCTACCAATTAA